The following proteins are encoded in a genomic region of Actinomadura sp. NAK00032:
- a CDS encoding DUF397 domain-containing protein — protein sequence MKNGARTTWRKSSYSTQEGGQCVETADLEATLGIRDSTDPDGPVLHFGRDAVTELLNRIKTGELDR from the coding sequence ATGAAGAACGGAGCACGCACCACCTGGCGCAAGAGCAGCTACAGCACCCAAGAGGGCGGTCAGTGCGTCGAGACGGCGGATCTGGAAGCCACTCTCGGCATCCGCGACAGCACCGACCCGGACGGGCCCGTCCTCCACTTCGGACGGGACGCCGTGACCGAACTCCTCAACCGCATCAAGACCGGCGAACTCGACCGCTAA
- a CDS encoding DUF397 domain-containing protein — MKDVKRVTWRKSSYSSQEGGTCVELANLDTTTGVRDSTDPDGPVLHFGRDAVTGLLNRIKSGELDR; from the coding sequence GTGAAAGACGTCAAGCGCGTCACATGGCGCAAGAGCAGCTACAGCAGCCAGGAAGGCGGCACCTGCGTCGAACTCGCCAACCTCGACACGACCACGGGCGTTCGGGACAGCACCGACCCGGACGGGCCCGTCCTCCACTTTGGACGGGACGCCGTGACCGGGCTGCTCAACCGCATCAAGTCCGGCGAACTCGACCGCTAG
- a CDS encoding helix-turn-helix transcriptional regulator codes for MVNRKRLDPTESTAALFGAKLRKLRDKAGLSQAQLAEAVGYSHDTISKVETAAQAPSPQLAELLDTHFGTDEQFQELQPLAVKEGIPTFFRPYADLESTANAVRVYEPVVITGLLQTEEYARAVLSPGQHANAIDPAVAARMNRQEILRRERPPWVVIIMLETVVRKIVGDRETTRAQLAQVLELSKEPNINVLVVPGDAQVFPAAGFTLFSLEDEPEIAFVEGAGGTGRVIELSSHVKELRRLWDLISNSALTDVASEALIREVMEGL; via the coding sequence ATGGTGAATCGGAAGCGACTCGACCCGACCGAGTCGACGGCCGCACTTTTCGGGGCAAAGCTCCGCAAGCTTCGGGACAAAGCCGGACTTTCCCAAGCCCAGCTCGCGGAGGCGGTCGGCTACTCCCACGACACGATCTCGAAGGTCGAGACCGCCGCCCAGGCCCCGTCCCCGCAGCTCGCCGAACTCCTCGACACCCACTTCGGCACCGACGAGCAGTTCCAGGAGCTCCAGCCCCTCGCCGTCAAGGAGGGCATCCCAACCTTCTTCCGCCCCTACGCCGACCTGGAGAGCACCGCCAACGCAGTCCGCGTCTACGAGCCGGTAGTCATCACGGGACTCCTTCAAACCGAGGAGTACGCACGGGCGGTGCTCAGCCCAGGTCAGCACGCAAATGCCATCGATCCGGCGGTCGCCGCGCGAATGAACCGCCAAGAGATACTGCGTCGAGAACGACCGCCGTGGGTGGTCATCATCATGCTGGAAACGGTAGTCCGGAAGATCGTGGGAGACAGGGAGACCACCAGAGCGCAGCTCGCTCAGGTTCTGGAACTCTCCAAGGAACCCAACATCAACGTCCTGGTCGTGCCAGGCGACGCTCAGGTCTTTCCCGCAGCGGGGTTCACGCTGTTCAGCCTGGAGGACGAGCCGGAAATCGCCTTTGTGGAAGGCGCAGGCGGCACAGGTCGGGTGATCGAACTAAGCTCTCATGTCAAGGAGCTCCGGCGATTGTGGGACTTGATCAGCAACTCGGCACTGACCGACGTGGCCTCGGAAGCTCTGATCCGAGAGGTGATGGAGGGCTTGTGA
- a CDS encoding ATP-binding protein, producing the protein MRRGFLAEPEVVQEGRLIVESQALQWGVAEETVQNAVLVASELLTNAVRATRHRPVSLRLALAEDGLRVEVWDTSPVHPKGAAPDLSMPETPVPDDAPDPGGWGLGIVEYLSEEHGVRAEFEGKTVWARLKTQFR; encoded by the coding sequence ATGCGGCGGGGGTTTCTGGCGGAGCCCGAGGTCGTCCAGGAGGGGCGGCTGATCGTCGAGTCGCAGGCGCTCCAGTGGGGAGTGGCGGAGGAGACCGTGCAGAACGCCGTCCTGGTGGCTTCTGAGCTGCTCACCAACGCCGTGCGCGCCACGCGCCACCGGCCCGTGTCGTTGCGGCTGGCGCTGGCCGAGGACGGCCTTCGGGTGGAGGTCTGGGACACCTCGCCGGTCCATCCGAAGGGGGCGGCGCCCGACCTCTCGATGCCGGAAACGCCCGTGCCCGACGATGCTCCCGACCCCGGCGGCTGGGGCTTGGGCATTGTCGAATACCTCTCCGAGGAGCACGGGGTCCGGGCGGAGTTCGAGGGGAAGACCGTGTGGGCGCGGCTGAAAACCCAGTTCCGCTAG